The DNA sequence AACAAAGCTCAGGAAATGATGGCCTACGTATCGCCCCAGGAGACGCTGGCGTCTGGCATGCGTAAATTACTCACCCCAAAAGACGAAGCCAAAGCGGAAGCCGAAGAGTCGCAGACATCCGTTTGGACGATTGTGGGGATTGCCGCTGCCGTTGTTACCGGTATTGCGCTGGTGACGGCCTATAATAACACGAACGCGATCGATAGAGCCCGGTACCGCTATCAGGCCGGTAAACTGAAAGACCAGGCGCTGGACCTGTTCCACGACGCTGACGACTCACTGGGCGACGCGAAGGATGCAGCCGTTGACAAGTGGGCAGGTGTAAAGAAGGTAGCTACTCAGATCTTCAGCAGCGCCTTTGCGTAATGAATGATTGATATAGGCATTACCGTAATCCGTGCCACTGCCGCCAGGTGGTGGCACGGATTGTTTAGAAGGACTATAACCGTAAACAAACCAGGCTAACTACCATGAAAAACTCCTCATTCTGGCGCATTGCCACGGCTGTCGTGGCGGCTGGAAGCATCATCTACACAACCGTATCAAGCAGCCGCTCCCGGCGGGTAAGTCGTAGCAAACAAGCCGATGAGTTGGCACCCGAGTACAACGTACCGGTCGAATACCAGAAAGTATTCGGGAAAAACCTGATTATTCCCGCAGGCTGGACCTTTGGTGTGGTCTGGTCAATTGTCTATTCTGGCTTGGGAGCCCTGCAGATACACCAGGCTCTCCCCTCGCAGGAAGCCAATCCACGCTACCAGCGGGCGCTGCCGTGGTGGTGGACCAGTTGGGCGCTTAACGCTATTTTTGGCCGCTTCTTCTCCGAGGATGATGCCCGCAGCGTCGTTATTTCCGACCTGACTACTAAACTCAACTTGCCCGCTGCACTGGCGCTGCACCAGCATCTGGAAATTGGGAAGACGGACGTACCAGCTCCCGAAAAGTACCTGCGTATCCCGGTGAGTTTGTACGCTGGCTGGCTCACGGCGGCTACCGTCGTAGGCACGCCCGATACGCTGCTCACCCTCGGCTGGTGGGATGAAAGCAATCCGGAACGCGACGTCCCGATCGCAGCGGGTATTCTGGGCGCCACGGGGGCGGCTGGCTTTGCCATTGCCCGTCATCTGAATGACCCCTGGTACATGGTTCCTTTCGTCGCTGGCTTCAGTGGTATTGCCAGCCGTCAATGGTACAGACAACCCGTTGTGGGCCAGACGGCCGCAGCCCTCGCCCTGGCCTATGCCGGTTTGCTGGCCTACTGGCTACCCAAAGGTAAGTTTCGTGCGTATGAACGTTCTGTAGAGGATATTGAAGCCGAATTACTGTCGGGACCAGTCGAATCCGATGAACCCCATCAGGCGGCAATTGCGCGGGAACGGACGGTAGAAATCGACTAACCCGGTCGGCCGCGGACAGGTAATTACTGACTTGCTTATCCAAACGTGGCCACTCGCAATACGTTTGCCGCTCCCCTGGCTGGAGCGGCTTTTTTGTTTTGTTCCCCCATGTAATCGGTTCGGGTACGGATAAGGTTCGTTTACTGAAACGTTCAGGCCCCAAACACTGTTACCCGACTATACTCGCCCGGCTGGTCCGCTGGTCGGTTTTATCGCCCCAATTGTCGCTTTCCCGTGAGTCAAGAACAAAAAAGTGCCGAGTCACCAGCTGGTCGCATATTCGACGTAGCCATTCTACGGCGGCTTTACGCCTTTATAAAACCCTATCAGCTGCGCTTTTATTCTCTGATCGGCATCATCATGCTGGCGGCCTGCCTGGCTCCGCTAACGCCCTTGCTGATCCGCTACACAATCGACAATGTCATTGCCGTTGGTGATTACAGCAA is a window from the Spirosoma rigui genome containing:
- a CDS encoding tryptophan-rich sensory protein, with the protein product MKNSSFWRIATAVVAAGSIIYTTVSSSRSRRVSRSKQADELAPEYNVPVEYQKVFGKNLIIPAGWTFGVVWSIVYSGLGALQIHQALPSQEANPRYQRALPWWWTSWALNAIFGRFFSEDDARSVVISDLTTKLNLPAALALHQHLEIGKTDVPAPEKYLRIPVSLYAGWLTAATVVGTPDTLLTLGWWDESNPERDVPIAAGILGATGAAGFAIARHLNDPWYMVPFVAGFSGIASRQWYRQPVVGQTAAALALAYAGLLAYWLPKGKFRAYERSVEDIEAELLSGPVESDEPHQAAIARERTVEID